The DNA segment GCTTTACGCGTACttttgggtgtttttcaccaTATTATAAATGTTcacaaaatgtttgaaattgtgttttcaaacatgacaatggAAAAGAATCTTCTACCAATTTAATATGGCCCAAGGAATTTGGAACATCAGCTACAGTCGTCTGTGCGTAATTTACGCACGGCATAGACAAGTTGTGGAAACACAATTTGCTGTAATCTAAAAGTaatctaaaaaatgtttttcctcctcCAGAGGGATCTTCCTCTCAGACAGAGTGGGTGACAAAACGTCAGCATCCCGGTAAAAGATACAACGAGGGTTTGGAGAAGCGCCAGCATCcggggaggagagaagaagacgaGGATGGACAGTACTTGGATGTTGAAAAGAGACAGCACCCGGGCAAACGCGAAGACGAAATGCACTCGTTCATGGAGCTCCAGAAAAGGCAGCACCCGGGAAAGCGCACCACGATGGGACACATTTCTGAAAACCCTGTCATGCTCCTGAGTGAACTTTCAAAACGACAGCACCCGGGGAAGCGCTACCTGGTGCTGCACAGCAAACGCCAGCACCCAGGTAAGCGCCACCTCGAGGATGAGGACTTCGATGAGGACTGGGATGCGGATGCAGACGCAGACGACGACCTCGCTGAGTTGGAAAAGCGTCAGCACCCCGGGAAAAGGTTTTTGGATAACCCCAGTCCGGATCTGGGCACAAACAGTCCGTGTGACGTGTTGGACCCTACGAGCTGCACCAAGAGTTTGCTGCTCGACTTTTTAGACAACATTAACAAGAGCCATGCCGAGGAGA comes from the Epinephelus lanceolatus isolate andai-2023 chromosome 8, ASM4190304v1, whole genome shotgun sequence genome and includes:
- the trh gene encoding pro-thyrotropin-releasing hormone; translation: MKSTCLLILASLVVCNLTLSGGQGIPAEDETDGRTIDDIILQRAESLLLRSILKKMQEEDDRNEGSSSQTEWVTKRQHPGKRYNEGLEKRQHPGRREEDEDGQYLDVEKRQHPGKREDEMHSFMELQKRQHPGKRTTMGHISENPVMLLSELSKRQHPGKRYLVLHSKRQHPGKRHLEDEDFDEDWDADADADDDLAELEKRQHPGKRFLDNPSPDLGTNSPCDVLDPTSCTKSLLLDFLDNINKSHAEEKRQHPGKRFAPEEDLVEGE